One genomic window of Bradyrhizobium sp. CCGE-LA001 includes the following:
- a CDS encoding NUDIX hydrolase, with protein MMRPFDDATRRNIADACAAFARLPEQDAPSPLKRAAVAVALTAGEGDETALLLTLRASHLRAHRGQWALPGGRCDAGETPIEAALRELDEELGLRLTSADVLGTLDDYPTRSGYLITPVVVWASNSAAVEPNPDEVASVHRIALTTIEREDAFDFIAIPESARRVIRFHHQMSLIHAPTAALIYQFREVLAGRHTRVTELEQPVFAWK; from the coding sequence ATCATGAGACCGTTCGACGATGCCACACGGCGGAATATCGCTGATGCGTGCGCCGCCTTCGCGCGCTTGCCTGAGCAGGATGCGCCGTCGCCATTGAAGCGCGCCGCGGTGGCGGTTGCACTGACAGCAGGAGAGGGCGACGAGACCGCGCTGCTGCTCACGCTGCGCGCGTCGCATTTGCGGGCCCATCGCGGCCAATGGGCCTTGCCGGGCGGACGCTGCGATGCCGGCGAGACGCCGATCGAGGCCGCGCTGCGCGAGCTCGACGAGGAGCTCGGACTTCGCCTCACCAGCGCGGACGTGCTCGGCACGCTCGACGATTATCCGACGCGCTCGGGCTATCTGATCACACCCGTCGTGGTCTGGGCTTCGAACAGCGCCGCGGTCGAGCCGAACCCGGACGAGGTCGCCTCCGTCCATCGCATCGCGCTCACCACGATCGAGCGCGAGGACGCTTTCGACTTCATCGCGATCCCCGAAAGCGCGCGACGCGTGATCCGCTTCCATCACCAGATGAGCCTGATCCACGCGCCGACGGCGGCCCTGATCTACCAGTTCCGCGAGGTGCTGGCGGGCCGGCACACCCGCGTCACCGAGCTGGAACAGCCAGTTTTCGCCTGGAAATGA
- a CDS encoding PaaI family thioesterase: MTSKTAARLKSDGWSILETTGFLHLIGPLWERKVDGHYEFALATEEKHHNRRGMVQGGVMMTFADRTCGMSARYVSGKEYLATVQLDTHFVEAGQIGDILISRPRVVRSTRSLIFMSTEVTVDDRCIVMANGVFKILKGPG; encoded by the coding sequence ATGACGAGCAAGACCGCCGCAAGGCTGAAATCAGACGGCTGGAGCATCCTGGAGACCACGGGCTTCCTGCACCTGATCGGTCCCTTGTGGGAGCGCAAGGTCGACGGCCATTACGAGTTCGCGCTTGCCACCGAAGAGAAGCACCACAATCGCCGCGGCATGGTCCAGGGCGGCGTGATGATGACCTTCGCCGATCGCACCTGCGGCATGTCCGCCCGCTACGTCTCCGGCAAGGAGTACTTGGCGACGGTGCAGCTCGATACCCATTTCGTCGAGGCCGGACAGATCGGCGACATCCTGATCTCCCGCCCGCGCGTGGTCCGCTCGACCCGCAGCCTGATCTTCATGAGCACCGAGGTGACGGTGGATGATCGCTGCATCGTGATGGCGAATGGCGTGTTCAAGATCCTGAAGGGGCCGGGATAG